gcttgtaagtaagtatttgtAAGGTGTATGTTCAgcacatttgacaaataaaatttgatttgaagctgTGCATTGCTGAAGCCATTAATGTTGTTTCACAGATTTACACTGGCTAAAGTAATGGGAAAACACGAGAGAGTGGCGAGGGTTTAAATTCAAAACATCACTTGCTGTGTGATGTTTGTTCGTTCTTGCCACCCTTACCAAGCACTTCCCAACTACAAATTCCCAAATCAGCTGACAGGGTTGTGAAGCCGTTGAAGGAGGAAGATGACCACTACTGTGCTGCTTCACAGCAAGCGAAATGGAGGAATCCGGGAGAAAGAGAGCGTGTTTGTTTGAAATGGAAAAACGTTGTGGTAGCTTTGATAAAGAAGAACATCAAGACAAAACTTTACAAGTGGGATGCACTGTTGAGTGCTACATCCAGAAGGGTTTGTTCTGATTGTACAGAGATTGTGACAGCcggtaactgatgtcttgagatgttgcttcaatatatccacataattttcctttcctcatgatgccatctattttgtgaagtgcactagtccctcttgcagcaaagcacccccacaacatgatgctgccacccccgtgcttcacggttgggatggtgttcttcggcttgcaaacatcccccttttcctccaaacacaacaatggtcattatggccaaacagttatatttttgtttcatcagaccagaggacatttctccaaaaagtacgatctttgtctccatgtgcagttgcaaactgtagtctggcttttttatggcggttttggagcagtggcttcttccttgctgagcggccttacaggtaatgttgatataggactcgttttactgtggatatagatacttttgtacctgttttgctccagcatcttcacaaggtcctttgctgttgttctgggatggattttcacttttcgcaccaaagtacgttcatctctagaagacagagcgcatctccttcctgaatgGTATGACAACTTTGTGGTCccctggtgtttatacttgggtactattgtttgtacagatgaacgtgataccttgcTCGATTCTCACTGTTCAGGAGTGCAAAAGCAATTgagttattacacacacacacacacacacacacacacacacacacacacacacacacacacacacacacacacacacacacttcacagagTAGGTGTTCCCTAACATAAATATGCAGATGTATActagaacgcgccaataggatATCGCTAGCGCGTGCTTGCTCTGCCCACTACGACTCATTTGATACCATTTGAAACGACaagctgtggtctatcttggtttagttacATCTTTGCTACAGTCACATGCGTTTCCTTGTTTAGTTCCACTTCCGCATCTCACATAAAGTAACGCTAGACGCTGTATAATGATTTTATAGCATAAATCGTTTACTTTAAAGTAAATTTTATAGCGGACCGTTAACGAACATGATTTCGTAATTGTGCGTGGTCGAAATTGATTACCAGGTGTTAGTCTGTTGCATTTGCAAGACAAAACAGGGGACCGTGTCCAGTTTAGCTAGCTTAGCTTTCTTTTGCTAGCTACTTGATCAGCTAGGTTGTAGCCATTTCAACCTAACCCAACCAACACTTCGGAATAACTGGCTACATCTTTTCGGAATGAAGGTATGTCTAAAAGTTGTTTGTGTTACAGTATCAGCCGCGGCTAGGGCTGGATTCAGGATGCGTAACGTTCTAAAACGTTAAAAAGTTGCATGACAGCTGCTTTGTTAATTACAGCTTTATCATCTATTTCGCAATGATTTACGTCATCTACCACGGTGTTGAGTTTATCTTCGACAGTTTTGCCTTGAGCGCTCACGGAACGTTGCAGAAACCATCCTGAATGTACCTTAGGTCATGGGTGTGCAAGTCAAGATGGCGGGATAGTTTCATTTCCTCCTGCAAACAGAGATGTTATGCCGCATTTAAAATAACTGTAAACTCGGAAATCTCAAACTTCTGAGCGTTCGAGACTCAGGGGAAGAAACGAGCTCCGATCGTTATTTTTTTAACTGTCCGCCTAATTATAACTGTAACTAGGGCCTTTTTCAAGAGCTCCGAGTTgtagatcactgacgtcatgattttacTTGGtatttttccgagttcccagttctcTTGAACGCACCATTTTTGAAAGCAGCTTTGCTGCGTCATTTTACTTGTCAGAGTTCATTTGGTCTGACTCACTGTTGTAGTGGAGTTTTGTCTTAGTAGGCCTACTTGCTCATGAGATGTGTCTTTGTCTTAGGAATCACAGAAATAGtgacagtgtacaaaacaataggTCACCTTCCAAATATTGATTTGCattctcagaacagcctcaatacattgggggcatggactctacaagatgtcgaaagcgttccacagggatgctggcccatgttgactccagtgcttcccgcagttgtgtcaagttggctggatgccctTTTGGGTGAAGGACCATTCATGATATGCACAGAACTGTTGGGCGTGGAAAAttcccagcagcgttgcagttgttgacacactcaaaccggtgtgcctgggcacctactaccataccccattcaaaggcacttaaatcttttgtcttgcccattcactctctgattgGCACAATCCATGTCCTTAAAAATCTTTCATTAACCTGTCTCATCCCCTCCATCTATattaattgaagtggatttaacaggtgacatcaataagggatcatagctttcacctggtcaatatgtaatggaaagagcacgtgttcctaatgttttgtacaatcatAGTAAATATCACAAGGCAGGTCTTTTTTCTCAGTAGTCCTACTACAGCGTTAAAAGTGCAGCACTCGTGTACTGCTTTTATCGGTGTCACTGTGTCAAATGAATTGGTTAGGCAATGAATCAGTCATGTAGTGAAACAGACCAAATAAGCCTTACCAAGTATATTATTTTAATCGTGTACCATTTATATATTTCCCCCAGGTGTCcatgtcccccccacacacagcgaCGTCTGTGCGGCTGTTAGTTCTGGCTGTTCAGCTGGTCCTGTTGGTGTGTGGAAGCCAGGCCAGTGACGACACCAAGAGGTGTAAGCTGTTCTCTGAGTCCCCGGCAGAACGGAAGGTCCTCAGTCTTCTAGAACCACTCACTAACAAGACGTAAGGAATGACTGTTTTAGAAATggaagaaaacatagaaatatccTTGGTATATCCTATTGCTTTACCAGGTGAGGGGTATCAAAGCAATTGTTTATCAGCCAAAAAGTAACTCCACACACACTGACGTCCATTGCTTGTGGAGATGAAATTATACTTTGTCAGCTGTCACAGAAAAGAGCCTTGCATGATGGTATAAAAGGTTATTGTTCAGCAGTCAGGAGGCCACATTAAGCTTGGAAACTCCCTTAGTTTTCATGTTCCAGAGTGTTAATTTTAGTCTACCTCACTCATGTTACATCACACGTAACACTTATACAAGGTAAAGTTACCTCTTTTTTTTTCACGGTTCCCTTGGTTACAGTTTCTCTGTGGAGACGACAAGCGACGAGCGCTACACGTACCAGTTCCAGGTGTGTGGGGATGCGGGGAAAACGGTAGGAGCGGGACTCGTTCAGATCCACCATACGGAAAAAGAAAGTGAGACAGTGCTTGGCCTGTACACTGTAACACAGGCCATCGGAGGAAGTAAGAATGTCCAGGTTCTATATCTTCTTTTTTTAAAGTCATGTGGCGGTCGTATCAGTGTGTTATATTATAGTATCTCTGTAAGTCAGCTCTAGCATGACCAGATATAGTgatgccctttctctctccccttccatctctctctctcgctctctcgctctctgctacCCATCACCCCCTACAGGTGACTGGGTGATGTTGATCTACAGCAACGGCTCCAGGTATGACGACCACTGTTCCAAGGAGATGAGGAAAGCCATTGTCATGATCTCCTGCAACAGAAGAGTGGaaatggtgagagagggaagggagggttTGGTCCGTATTCTTCAATGCCTGTAGATCACTGTGGTGTGATGATTTGACTtgcctatctccctctctccctgtcacacactgatgcacacctctctacatcccctcctATCGTCCTCCCTCTTGCTCAaacctctgtctttctgtcactctccccATGTATCTCTTAGGGGaagctggaagtggtgttggaggagagggagagggacagggactgTTTCTATCTGTTTGAACTGGACTCCAGTGCGGTCTGTCCCGTTCTGCCATCCCAGCTCAGTGCAGGCTCCATAATACTCATCATGTTAGTACTAAGATTATGCATCCTTCCTGACTACAGAAATACTCAGACTTATCCCCAACCCGCTGGCTGGCACGCAGGGTAGCAACCAAagctctccatttctctctccaacAAATACTCAATACCCTATGAAATGGACTTGTCATTCGCTCACAACAGACAAAGCTACAAGACCAAGCAAAACGGATCATATTTACATATTTATTGGTATTCATTATAATGGTCTCTTATTTCCTCAACGCTTAACACAGCAGAACACCAGAATAATTATCACTGTGAATCATTGTGATGTTTGTTCATGTGTCAATTAATGGGATGGGTTTCCAACTGGGGATTTGACAcccttttaaaatgtttattcATTCCTCTGTCCCAGTGGGTTCGTCCTCTTGTCAGTGTACCTCATTTGTGGATTCCTCTACCAGCGGTTGATTGTCGGGGCCAAAGGGTTGCAGCAGTTCCCCAACTATGTCTTCTGGACGCAGGTTGGCAACCTGGCAGCGGTGAGTGTTTGTAAAAGTCACATCACTGTCTCACGTCAGGCGGCGTCACTACTACGTGAAGCTCGTCCCTCAACCGTTCTGTCTTGTAGGACAAGGACCTAATCGGAAAAAATCTAGATTTTGCTCATCCGCCTAACACTAATGGCTAATTCTGAAAATCACTCCTCTCTTGGTAGCTATGATGTGCTGGCTACTACGGCATATCCTGCTCGGTCAGCTGAGCAGCTGAGCACCATACAGTAGCTAGTTTGCCAGCTTGTTGATGAAGTACGGCAGCGAAGTTCTGGGACTGTTCTCAGAAATCTGATTCGGACAGACGGCACTGTGCCTCGCTACTTTGGAACATTTGGCCAACTCGATAATGTCGCAGAGAGCAGTAGAACTCGGCGCGCTAATGACGGCAGAACAGATATCATGAAAACTAATTTGTTCATTAGCTGGAACTTCATTGCACTAGCTAACTAAAGGGAGTATTCAGCATGGAGTGTGTGAACTGGTGGTGTTAGCATTCCTGCCTTTCATTTCATGTGGATTGATTTGAGACTGGTTCATTAAGCAGACAGCTAGCAAATGTCTGTGCACATTTCGAATTTCATAAATACTGATTCTACCACCACAAAATACCTAGCCAGAGAATTAGGTAGTGAAGACTTGCTCATGAAAAAACATCAATATTAGCTACAGGTTTATTGTTTTTGGTAAGATTAACTCTTTTGAGGATGAAAGGGGTTTTAGTGGACGATGTCACCTTGGTAACATTTTTGAGCTTCTTTCTAGCTATGAGTGTCTGTAAGTTATCAGATAGCACAACGGCCATCTGCACTGAACTATCTGACGTGAGACTATGGACGTCACATATCTCTCTGGTACAATCCTAAACCAAACCCTATCCCCTACGAGTGTTTTAGGTTGGAAGAGGTTATATGGGTTGATTTGGGATTCAGGGTCTATGTTGAAGGCCACAATTATGTATTACTTGAGGGCACTTAGCTGTTCTTTTGAGGGCTGGGATTGGCTAGTCAGTCataactctcactctctcaccctcaggATGGATGTAACGTTGTGTGTAGGACACAGGGCCCCGAAGAGGAACCTCCCACATACAGGGGTGTGTCCACAGAGCCAGAGGAGGAGccagaagagagggatgaccacTTGCTTCCCATGTGATCTGATGTCAGTAATGGGAGGGATCTAAACCGTGTGAAGCTTTTGACACTTCGGATAGATATTGcccttaggcacagatctaggatcatcaCTTATTCTCTCCAAGTCCGGAGAAACATAAAACTGACCTCAGTTCAGTGTCTAGGCGCAACGTCATCCTAGTTCATTTTGACAGTTTCAGGGATGAGTTTAGAGGTGGGCACACCAGTTTATGGAAGGCTGGAGGATTTGTGACATCCAGGATTCCTAAACACTTAGTTTGTTATATTATATGGTAAGTCACCTGCCCTGGTTTGCATGGCCCAGGTGTCATTATTTGGAGGTGGCAACAAAAACCTGGATACACTTTTTTTTCCTTTCATGAACTGGAGTGGCCACCTCTGGATGGAGAGTGACGTCTCAAACAGACTCTGTTACATCTGGTTCATCTGGCACAATACAAGGTGTCGTTACTAGTTAATGCAGCCACAAAGTAATGAAACCCCACCTATTTCTACAATGTATCTTTTAAACCtaactaaccttaaccaaacGGATAACCTgatgcctaaccctgacctttaaATTGAGACCAAAAGCAcaattttgttttcatgaattttcaCAATAGAGCCAATTTGACTTTGTGactgtgttatctagtggaaaccGTAAGACCTTTCTACATGACTGACGTGTTACTGCTGACACAATGCAACCATAGGAACAGTTTCTAACACTCCCATCCAGTTTGTTTCAGTAGCTGATGGCTGTGTACTGACTCGTaggtcacactttatttgaagGTCTGCTTATACATTGCTTAGAATAATTTTTACATAGTAATATCACAGTAAGTGAAAAAGCAGGCTTTTGTTCATGATTTATATGCTTACAGGTCATTGTAATAAATTGTTTACATTTAAAACCGTTAGATATGTTTACTATTGTTAAGAAATAAATAAACACACTATCACTTAGCCTAAAATTTATGAATGGGTAAAACTATTGAATAATGACCTTCAAATTCAGTTGGACTACAGTACAGAGCCATTTCATCCAATGCACTGCTAGACATACACATTTACTCTGTGTTGCTATTTTAGAGTAGGATGCTGACTGGGCCTTGACCAAAATGTACTTCTGACCCGTTCTACCTTTTCCTTAGCTATTTGAAGAGTAGGGTTGGAACCAATTCCATTTTAATTCTGTTCCCATCAGTTCACTTCCTATGTTGACAAAATTGAAATGGTATTGACCCCAAACTATGGTACTGAGTAGTAGCTGtgttcataaccaagtgggaaggtggtaaTTACCAGTTGTGAAGTCGTAAATACCAGTTGGATACGTTTTACGTTCTTTGAATTTGTTGGGAAACGCTGATTGGCTAATGGCCAACAGGTGGCATCAACTGTAAATTTAAAACTACAGCTTTCACACTTGTAAACAAATTAGTGTTCAAAAACCATATGACTATATTGTTTTTTATAAATAATGCTTTGTTGCATTTAACAGCCAAAAATTCTATTATCGAGGTAATTTTCTTATAGGTGACGTCAGAGGTCACCATGAGGGAGAAGTCTTATCATCCCTGAGCTCCGACAAGTTTCCCAttagtaattaccagttggaatggtgttcaagTGGGTTTTTCCCAGTCATATGTGGTAAATGCCACCTTCTCACTTGGTTATGAACGCAGTATTAATGATACTGAGGATATTGATTATGTTTAGGATTTTGTAATATAATGCTGTGATTGAACAGGTCCTTCATAAGGCAACAGAAGGCACTTTGTGTTCAACAGTAAAATGGAGGAACTTAAGTAATTTATATAATCATGAAAAATACACATGTACTATCTGTGACATGTGGGtgaatgtttttattttgtttttgtttctttgtggtgttttaaaaacaaaaaaacttagCCCATGGCACTCGCTTAGTTCAATCAAGACCTGAAAGATGGCATTAGTTAGACCCGACCCAGGACAACAGGCCCCAATGTGATGTGGCGAAATGGATCAGAACTAAATCAGGTCTGGGTTCAAAGGATTTGGTCAGTTCTGACTTTGGCTTTAGTTTGTGATGCTGTTTGTACTTGCAGAATTGGGGAAGAGTAAAAGAGAATTTGCTTAGTTTGTTTTGCTTTTGCATCAAATGAAATATGAATTGTGTTTTATTACAGTTCTGATTCTGTCATGTATGACAAGTTTTAGTGTGCTGGTGTGTTTGCAGGGACAATTAACTCCCAAAGCAACGCAATgtaaaacataataaatatatttttaaaacgaTTGCTCTTTGTATGTACTGATAAAATCTGatttatatttaagcaataaggcctgagggggtgtgATA
The window above is part of the Oncorhynchus masou masou isolate Uvic2021 chromosome 30, UVic_Omas_1.1, whole genome shotgun sequence genome. Proteins encoded here:
- the m6pr gene encoding cation-dependent mannose-6-phosphate receptor produces the protein MKVSMSPPHTATSVRLLVLAVQLVLLVCGSQASDDTKRCKLFSESPAERKVLSLLEPLTNKTFSVETTSDERYTYQFQVCGDAGKTVGAGLVQIHHTEKESETVLGLYTVTQAIGGSDWVMLIYSNGSRYDDHCSKEMRKAIVMISCNRRVEMGKLEVVLEERERDRDCFYLFELDSSAVCPVLPSQLSAGSIILIIGFVLLSVYLICGFLYQRLIVGAKGLQQFPNYVFWTQVGNLAADGCNVVCRTQGPEEEPPTYRGVSTEPEEEPEERDDHLLPM